GTTTTCCTGTGTTTACCAAACTAATTACTTGCGTTCCTGATTCATCCACATGGGAAAATCCGATTATTTCGCCTGATGCCCCCACGTCTCGGCCCGGCCGAGCTTGGATGAGCGTGGGGTTCCCCTCCAACGGGTGCGGTTCGCCAGTGAGCGATTCTGGTTGACGAATCACCGGCGAGTCTTGAGCGAACGCGCCATCGGATTTGTCCGATCCCAGACACAATCCAATCACGACGCCAATTCCAACGCAAACCATCGAGGCAACCAAGTTCGTACGCACGGTGATTTCTCCGGAAATGAATCAAGAAAGAGATGAGTTCAGGACTTCGGGCGAAGTTCGAACGATCAGCACCGCCACTCTAGAACAGCGACTCCGTTGCGGTCCAGATCGCTCGCCCGCAACTGCGGATCGACCTTTCTGGCGAGGAGCCAAACCTCCTACTCTCTACGGTTCACCCCGAGCAGTTCCGCTTCGATCCGACCATCGCCACAACCGAATGTCAAAAAATGCGGATTAGATGAAGTCCGCCGGTTGTATCGGTCGATCCTAGCGACGTGGCGTGTGCGACCGGCTGTGCCGTTCCGCGCCATGAATCGCCGTTCCGTCCGGAAGGAGTCCGATGAAGCCTCACGATTTCAACGCCAACGACACGTTTTCCCCCGCCGATCATTGGGGCGAACCCGTCGAGCCTCCGACGAAATTGCAGGCCTCTCCGCAAGCCAGCAACCACGAAAAGGCCGCGGCGGATGAACCGTCCGACTTGGTCGATTCGCCTTCCATGCTGTCGAAGATCGTGACCTCCGTCGGTCCAATCGGGCTGGGACTGGTCCTATCCGCCGTGTTTTACGGCGTTGTCTTCGGAGCCAATTGGGGCCCACTGAACCGATACTTTCTCGGGCACCCGGTCGCTGTTGCCGCCGCGATTTTGTTTTGCGTCGCAGTCGCCATCCTCGCCGTTCGCGCCTTGCAAGTCGCTCGCGATCGACATCAACTGGAATTGCTTCGCGACGAAGATTTGATGGCTCACGCGACTGGTGTCGCCTCGGATTCACCCGCGCAGCGATGGCTCCAGCAGAACGACGCTGGCGCAATCGCTCGGAATTGGCGAAAAGCCTTGCGGTCACTTCCATCAGCCACTCGAAATTCGTTGCTGGTCCGTCGCCTGAACGAAGTGCTGGGGCGTCAAACGCATCGCACGGGAACCGGAGACCTGCCGCAAGACTTGCGGGAACTGTCCGAGCGCGACGCCGATGCGGCTCATGACTCCTTTGGCTTGATCCGCATCATCGTGTGGGCCATTCCAATGCTTGGTTTCTTGGGCACGGTTATCGGGATCACACAAACGCTCGGCGGATTGGACTTCACCGATGGGACTGCCGCGGTGGATCGATTGAAGAGCGGTTTGTACGTCGCCTTCGATACCACAGCGCTTGGATTGGTGCTGTCGGTTCTCGCGATTTTCCTGCAGTTCCCCGTCGAACGTTCTCAACAAAGCTTGCTCGCCAACGTTGATCTGCGAGTTCGCAATTTGGTCTCGGAAGCTTTGCCCAGCGACGATGCCGGCGACAGCCAAACCGCTCTGGTCACGCAGTTGTGCGATGGCATCCGAGTCGCGGTGCAAGAGTCCCTTGCCACGCAAGCCAAACTGTGGCGGGAAACAATCGAAGAAGCCCAAGCGTCGTGGCGAACTCAGCACAACGAAGGTTCCGAACAGTTCCGCAAATTGATGCAAGCGTCATTGCAACCGGCGCTGACCAGTCACGCGGACCGGATCGAAGCCACCGTGTCTCGGTTGGACACGATCGGAAACGGCGTCAGTCAAACGTTGCAAGACCAAACGAAGTCTTGGAACGATGCGATGCACGCGACCGCTGTGGAAGTGCAAACGCATCGCCGCACCTTGATGACTCACACCGAAGCTATGACCGCACTCGCGGCTCAGCAAGGCATGCAGGCACAACCGGAAGCGTCTGTCGTTGAACTGGATCCGGTGATGGGGGATGCGATGCGAACACTCGCACGTGCCGTCGATTCATTGTCGCAACGATTGCCTGCGGCAAAAGCTCCCAGCGGACGTGATGACTCCACCAGCAAAAGGCGTGCGGCATGAGTCGGCGACGCGCCTCGCTGTCTCCTTCGTTGTTCCCGTTCCTCGCGGTGCTGGTCTGCACGCTGGGTACCTTGATCCTGTTGCTGGCTCTCGTGGCCGAAAAAGCTCAGGACACCTCGGTCCCGCAAGTTGCTCAGCAAGCGGAAGCGGTAGCATCGACGATCGACCCTTCGGATGACGAAAAGACTTCGTCCGAGGATGAGTCAGGTGACGCGCAAGCAGATTCTGATGCACCGCCAGCCATGACCGCGGCGTTGGCTCAACAGTTGTTGGAAGAAGAACAATTTCGCGTCGAACAATTGGTATCACATCGAGAAAAGCAAACCAGCAAAGTCGAACGACGTCGTGACGAACTGACTCAAGTTCAAACGGCCGCGAAAAAACTGCGTGATCGGCTGAAGCAACTCAGCGATGAAGTTGATGCAGCGATCGCTCCCGATGATGCCACCAAAGTCGACGAACAAGCCATCGTGATGATGCGTGAAGAGATGGAAACGCTGCGCCGCGAAATTGCCGAACTCGAACACGTCAAATCAGGCGAAAAACCTCGCGTCGTCATCGTGCCTCACCGCGGTCCCAACGGAACGGCTCGCCGGCCCGTTTATGTGGAGTGCACCGAAGTCGGCGTCACGATCTGGCCCGAGAACACTCGCATCACACACACACAATTGTTGGCTGGCGTTCAATCTGGATCGCCTCGTCGCAATCCACTTGACGCAGCTCTTCGAGTGTTCCGGCAACACGCGATGCAAAATTATGGCGACGGAGTTCCACCGTACCCGTTGCTCATCGTTCGTCCCGATGGCATCGAGACATTTGTGACCGCCCGAGCTGCGATGCAGGATTGGGATGACCAATACGGATACGAGCTGGTTCCCGCAGAAGTGGACCTGGCGTTTCCCAAACCCGACCGAGTCTTGAAACCCAAGATGGAGTTAGCCGTTCATGAAGCCGCCAGCCGCAACATTCAACAGTACATCGGCGAAAGTCGTGGCGGCCGGGGAGGCAATGGCAACGGAGACGGCCTGCAAAGCTTGAACGGCGGCTCGACGCTCGGGGGTGCTTCGTCACGACCGTCCGGCAACGGTTTCGCGAATGCGGATGCATTCAGTGCCAAACCAAGTGGTGGCTTGGGACCCGGTGAAGGAAGCGGCAACGGTGAACTCACCAACAATCCGTACGCTGGCCAACCCAGCGGAGCCACATCGCAACTCAGCAGCGACTCAAACTCACGCATGCAACCGGCTCAAAAACCGTTACCAGTTCTTTCGGCTCGTTCGCTCGATCGCCAAGCACGTGCCAACGGCTTCATGCCGTCTCGTGATTCAGGCCCGCCATTGCCCGCCGGCGGACTGGCGGAACCAATTCCGGGATCCAGTCAATCCAGCTTCGGCGCGGTCAATTCGCGATCTGATGCTTTGAACGACTACTTGGCTCAAAAAGACAATCCGCTGTTGGGTGATCCACAAGGCGACACCAGTCGCGATCCGTCCGCAAGTTCGGGATCGATGAGCGATCCATCCGCCGACGGCACCGACGGCGAATCCACCGCCGACGAAACCGATCCGGATTTCCGCGGCTCCAGTTCGCCGGTCAACGGCGAGCAAGTCGCTGGCATGCAGCAATCGACCGGCGGCCAATCGGCCTCCGCCTCCGTTTCCCAATCGTCGGCCTCGCCACCATCGTCGAGCCAGGCACCTGATTCAGCCAATCAGCCACCGCCAAGCATGAACATGCAGTCGCAACAGCAACCATCCGCAACGGTGCGCCGCGAAGGCAGAGACTGGGCGCTGCCACGTTCGATGGCCGGCATCAATGGAACTCAGGTCGTGCGTCCGATCGCGATGGTTTGCCACCACGATCGATACGAGTTGGTTCAAAACAATGTCGTCGTTGCAACGTTCCCCTTCGAGAACAGTTCGGTTCACAAAGCGACCATGCAATTGGCGACTGCGGTTCACGACCGAGTGGACGGTTGGGGAGCGACGCTTCCCGGAGGCCGCTGGCAACCTCGACTCGATGTATTGGTGGCACCGCATGCCGATCAACGTTTTCATGAACTGCAGACGTTGATGCACGACAGCGGTGTGGAAATCACGCGGAGGGTTCGATGAGTCGACGCAGACGCACGACACTGGAACTCGGTCACGATGCTTTCTTGGACATCGTCGCCAACCTCGTTGGAATCCTGATCATCCTCGTGGTGGTCTTGGGAACCCAAACGCAGCGAATCACCCATGCGCTCACTTCGCCAGACGAAATCGCTCAGAAACCAGGCGACCTCGTCTCGCCCGAAGGCATGCCGCTACCAGAACCAAAACTGGCAAGCGATTCCCAAATTTCGCGACTCGCACAAACCGCGATGCGAGCCGCGGCGGCGCAGCGTGAATCGATGCGTCTGGAAAACATGGTCAAGCGATATGATTTGGAATTGGAACAAGCCAAACGGGAACGCGGTGCCTTGCTCGACCTGCTGACGCTCGCCGAAGAAGCTTGGGAGAAGAAGCAAAAGCAGCTCGACCAAGACAATGTCCAAGCCGCGAAACTCGGCCGTGAAATGCGAGAAGTCAGCTCGGAACTGGCAACTTTGGCCGGCACCAAGGAACGTCTCGAAAATCAAGAAACACCCGTCGTTGCGGTGGAGCACTTGCCGACACCGATGGCGAAAACCGTTTTCGGCGATGAGATCCATTTGCGTTTAAAAAGCGATCGCTTGTCAGTCGTCCCGATCGAGCCATTGTTGAAAGCTATCAAGGAAGACTTCGGACGCGTCATCCGTGGTTCGCGAGACGGACGCTCTTCCTCCGCCGTCGGCCCCATCCGCGGATACGTCGCCCACTATGCGATGGACAAATCGACTGGTCGAGTCTCCCAAGGCGGAAAGACCTCCATGGGCACGCGAGTTCAATTGGCTGGCATGGTGATCGAGCCACTGGAAGAACCTCACGGTCAACCGATCGATCAAGTGCTCACGACAAGTCGGTTGCTGGATGTGGAATTGGCCGGACGCGATCCATCCAAAACCACCATTACAGTCTGGGTTTATCCCGAAAGCTTTGCCGCATTCCGGATGCTGAAAGAGCACTTGTACAAACGTGGTTTTGCGACCGCCGCTCGCCCGCTTCCATTTGACCGGCCAATCTCTGGCGGCCCCGGTGGTTCGCGATCTCAGGCGCAGTAGCCAGCGAGACCCGATCGGTCACTGCCCAGCTTCCATCTCGACCAATGTTTGCTTGACGATCGCGGCCGAGTTCCGAAACGCGGATTCCTCGTCTTCTGACAATGTCGGATGAAGAATCCGAGTGACTCCTTCGCGGCCGATGACTGCCGGCAACGAAAGACAAACGTCTTCAACGCCCAGGTATCCATCGACCAACACACTGACCGGCATCGTATGGCGAAGGTCATATGCGATGCTGTCCAGAATGGTGATGGTCGCCATCGCGATGCCATAAGACGTGTGCCCCTTCAATCGAAACACCTCGTATCCCATCGCTTTGGTTTCCTCGAACATCCGTCTCGAAGTGTCGCTGGGATAAAACCGTTCGCCCCCGGTCATCGCGATCGACGAAGCCGCGAATTGTGTGTCGCCGTGCTCGCCCAAGATGTACGCCCGGATGTCTTGGGCGTGAATTTTCAGCTCCGTCGACAACAGCGCACGG
The DNA window shown above is from Rhodopirellula bahusiensis and carries:
- a CDS encoding MotA/TolQ/ExbB proton channel family protein, whose amino-acid sequence is MKPHDFNANDTFSPADHWGEPVEPPTKLQASPQASNHEKAAADEPSDLVDSPSMLSKIVTSVGPIGLGLVLSAVFYGVVFGANWGPLNRYFLGHPVAVAAAILFCVAVAILAVRALQVARDRHQLELLRDEDLMAHATGVASDSPAQRWLQQNDAGAIARNWRKALRSLPSATRNSLLVRRLNEVLGRQTHRTGTGDLPQDLRELSERDADAAHDSFGLIRIIVWAIPMLGFLGTVIGITQTLGGLDFTDGTAAVDRLKSGLYVAFDTTALGLVLSVLAIFLQFPVERSQQSLLANVDLRVRNLVSEALPSDDAGDSQTALVTQLCDGIRVAVQESLATQAKLWRETIEEAQASWRTQHNEGSEQFRKLMQASLQPALTSHADRIEATVSRLDTIGNGVSQTLQDQTKSWNDAMHATAVEVQTHRRTLMTHTEAMTALAAQQGMQAQPEASVVELDPVMGDAMRTLARAVDSLSQRLPAAKAPSGRDDSTSKRRAA
- a CDS encoding coiled-coil domain-containing protein encodes the protein MSRRRASLSPSLFPFLAVLVCTLGTLILLLALVAEKAQDTSVPQVAQQAEAVASTIDPSDDEKTSSEDESGDAQADSDAPPAMTAALAQQLLEEEQFRVEQLVSHREKQTSKVERRRDELTQVQTAAKKLRDRLKQLSDEVDAAIAPDDATKVDEQAIVMMREEMETLRREIAELEHVKSGEKPRVVIVPHRGPNGTARRPVYVECTEVGVTIWPENTRITHTQLLAGVQSGSPRRNPLDAALRVFRQHAMQNYGDGVPPYPLLIVRPDGIETFVTARAAMQDWDDQYGYELVPAEVDLAFPKPDRVLKPKMELAVHEAASRNIQQYIGESRGGRGGNGNGDGLQSLNGGSTLGGASSRPSGNGFANADAFSAKPSGGLGPGEGSGNGELTNNPYAGQPSGATSQLSSDSNSRMQPAQKPLPVLSARSLDRQARANGFMPSRDSGPPLPAGGLAEPIPGSSQSSFGAVNSRSDALNDYLAQKDNPLLGDPQGDTSRDPSASSGSMSDPSADGTDGESTADETDPDFRGSSSPVNGEQVAGMQQSTGGQSASASVSQSSASPPSSSQAPDSANQPPPSMNMQSQQQPSATVRREGRDWALPRSMAGINGTQVVRPIAMVCHHDRYELVQNNVVVATFPFENSSVHKATMQLATAVHDRVDGWGATLPGGRWQPRLDVLVAPHADQRFHELQTLMHDSGVEITRRVR
- a CDS encoding lactate/malate dehydrogenase family protein, which produces MKITLVGTGRVGSAIAFALTINPLANELLLLNRSREKAEGDALDLTHAAALVDSNMKIYAGDIADSNDSDVIIFTASVPFRYPNQTRLEMGIDNMPILRDWMPALAKASPNAIVIMVSNPVDALAYETIRLTGFDPKRVIGTGTLVDSIRYRALLSTELKIHAQDIRAYILGEHGDTQFAASSIAMTGGERFYPSDTSRRMFEETKAMGYEVFRLKGHTSYGIAMATITILDSIAYDLRHTMPVSVLVDGYLGVEDVCLSLPAVIGREGVTRILHPTLSEDEESAFRNSAAIVKQTLVEMEAGQ